Proteins from a single region of Sphingopyxis sp. BSN-002:
- a CDS encoding LacI family DNA-binding transcriptional regulator encodes MASGTGSQGGGNARPTMADIAKELGVAKITVSRALSNHSTVRESTRKLIRETAERMGYRLNISARNLRQQRTRTIAVVIEMAPSHDRLMSEPYPLSLLGGIMQELTAAGQNMVLTTIDLFAEHPPSTDGVILLGQGVHDDAAAAIEAMGLPYVVWGAAHGPPERIVVGSDNRAGGRLAADYLLGRARKKLLFLGETQHGEVEDRLSGFEAGLKGGHADIVDKIACAFTVAAGRDAVTRLFERGKAFDGIFAANDAIAMGAIEAVEARGLSVPGDVSIVGFDDSPGASIFSPKLTSVRQDWATGGELLAQKVLDLVAGAAVESRMMPVDLVVRES; translated from the coding sequence ATGGCAAGTGGCACCGGTTCCCAGGGCGGCGGCAATGCGCGCCCGACGATGGCGGATATCGCGAAAGAACTCGGCGTCGCGAAGATTACCGTCTCGCGCGCGCTCTCGAACCATTCGACAGTCAGGGAGAGCACGCGCAAACTGATCCGCGAGACCGCGGAGCGCATGGGCTACCGGCTCAACATCTCCGCGCGCAACCTTCGGCAACAGCGGACGCGGACGATTGCGGTCGTGATCGAAATGGCGCCGTCGCACGACCGTCTGATGAGCGAGCCCTATCCGCTCTCGCTGCTCGGCGGGATCATGCAGGAACTGACGGCGGCGGGCCAGAACATGGTGCTTACCACGATCGACCTGTTCGCCGAGCATCCACCCTCGACCGACGGCGTGATCCTGCTCGGACAGGGCGTCCATGATGACGCGGCGGCAGCGATCGAGGCGATGGGGTTGCCCTATGTGGTCTGGGGTGCGGCCCATGGACCGCCCGAACGCATCGTCGTGGGCAGCGATAACCGAGCAGGGGGCCGTCTTGCCGCAGACTATCTGCTTGGCCGCGCCAGGAAGAAGCTGCTCTTTCTCGGCGAAACGCAGCACGGCGAAGTCGAGGATCGCCTGAGCGGCTTCGAGGCCGGGCTCAAAGGCGGACATGCCGATATTGTCGACAAGATCGCCTGTGCGTTTACCGTCGCCGCGGGGCGCGACGCCGTGACGCGCCTGTTCGAGCGCGGCAAGGCGTTCGACGGTATTTTTGCGGCGAACGACGCGATCGCGATGGGCGCGATCGAGGCGGTCGAAGCGCGCGGGCTTTCGGTTCCGGGCGATGTGTCGATCGTCGGCTTTGACGATTCGCCCGGCGCTTCGATCTTTTCACCCAAGCTGACCAGCGTGCGGCAGGATTGGGCGACGGGCGGCGAATTGCTGGCGCAGAAAGTGCTCGATCTCGTCGCGGGTGCCGCCGTCGAGTCGCGCATGATGCCTGTGGATCTGGTCGTCCGCGAAAGCTGA
- a CDS encoding sulfatase-like hydrolase/transferase: protein MKKRWVALGLVALIGAGGYWGFQENKYRIPGMLQDWRDPVQDNRPVVWQKGPATAPAGRRPPNIILIVADDLGWNDISLNGGGVAGGIVKTPNIDALAQQGLNFTTAYAANATCSPSRAAMMTGRYPTRFGFEYTAVPVQFAENLAHGAGIGPLKTVFHKELITDDIPDYPDMGVPASEVTVAEAVKAAGYHTLHIGKWHLGEAPKLQPQAQGFDESLAILAGGAMFLPEDDPDTVNAKLPWDPIDRFIWANLRHAVTFNGSKRFHPKGHMTDYFADEAIKAIDANRNRPFFMYLAFNAPHTPLQATKEDYAKLPQIKDHKTRVYGAMIAQLDRRIGDVMAKLKEAGIDDNTLVIFTSDNGGAWYNGIPNLNAPYRGWKATFFEGGIRTPFFMRWPGHIAPGSTRADMTGHIDIFSTIAAAAGAKVPTDRVVDSEDILAGPAKRQALFWRSGDYRAVRMGDWKLQVTKRPEKARLYNLAADPTERHDLSASDPARVAQLRAMIEAQNKGMAKPIWPGLIEGPVRIDVPLNTPWKDGQDYIYWTN, encoded by the coding sequence ATGAAGAAAAGATGGGTGGCGCTCGGCCTGGTCGCGCTGATCGGCGCCGGCGGTTACTGGGGTTTCCAGGAAAACAAGTATCGCATCCCCGGCATGCTTCAGGACTGGCGCGACCCGGTGCAGGACAATCGCCCGGTCGTCTGGCAGAAAGGTCCTGCGACGGCTCCCGCGGGCAGGCGGCCGCCGAACATCATCCTGATCGTCGCCGACGATCTGGGCTGGAACGATATCAGCCTGAATGGCGGCGGCGTCGCGGGCGGAATCGTCAAGACGCCGAACATCGACGCGCTCGCACAGCAAGGTCTGAACTTCACCACGGCCTATGCCGCGAACGCGACCTGTTCGCCGTCGCGCGCGGCGATGATGACCGGCCGCTATCCCACCCGCTTCGGTTTCGAATATACGGCGGTTCCGGTCCAGTTCGCCGAAAACCTGGCCCACGGCGCCGGCATCGGACCGCTGAAGACGGTGTTTCACAAGGAGCTGATCACCGACGACATTCCGGACTATCCCGACATGGGTGTCCCGGCGAGCGAGGTGACGGTCGCCGAGGCGGTGAAGGCGGCGGGCTATCATACGCTCCACATCGGCAAATGGCATCTGGGCGAGGCACCGAAGCTCCAGCCGCAGGCGCAGGGCTTCGACGAGAGCCTCGCAATTCTGGCGGGCGGCGCGATGTTCCTGCCCGAGGATGATCCGGACACGGTCAATGCCAAGCTGCCGTGGGATCCGATCGACCGCTTCATCTGGGCCAATCTGCGTCACGCCGTGACCTTCAACGGCAGCAAGCGCTTCCATCCCAAGGGCCATATGACCGACTATTTCGCCGACGAGGCGATCAAGGCGATCGACGCGAACAGGAACCGGCCCTTCTTCATGTATCTCGCCTTCAACGCACCGCACACGCCGTTGCAGGCGACGAAGGAGGATTATGCGAAACTTCCGCAGATCAAGGACCACAAGACGCGCGTCTATGGCGCGATGATCGCGCAGCTCGACCGGCGGATCGGCGACGTGATGGCAAAGCTGAAAGAGGCTGGGATCGACGACAACACGCTCGTCATCTTCACCAGCGACAATGGTGGAGCCTGGTACAACGGCATCCCGAACCTGAACGCGCCGTACCGCGGCTGGAAGGCGACCTTCTTCGAGGGCGGGATCCGTACGCCCTTCTTCATGCGCTGGCCGGGGCATATCGCGCCGGGATCGACGCGGGCCGACATGACCGGGCACATCGACATATTCTCGACCATCGCGGCTGCGGCGGGCGCAAAAGTGCCGACCGACCGCGTAGTCGACAGCGAGGATATCCTTGCGGGACCGGCGAAGCGTCAGGCGCTTTTCTGGCGTTCGGGCGACTATCGCGCGGTACGGATGGGCGACTGGAAGCTGCAGGTCACCAAACGGCCGGAAAAGGCGCGGCTCTATAATCTCGCCGCCGATCCGACCGAACGGCACGATCTTTCGGCAAGCGACCCCGCGCGTGTCGCGCAGCTTCGCGCGATGATCGAGGCGCAGAACAAGGGGATGGCAAAGCCCATCTGGCCGGGGCTGATCGAGGGGCCGGTGCGCATCGACGTGCCGCTCAATACGCCGTGGAAGGACGGGCAGGACTATATCTACTGGACGAACTGA
- a CDS encoding TetR/AcrR family transcriptional regulator encodes MADESPDARPDGRRERSRSSHKRIVEAMMALIEGGDLMPSAARVAEEAGVGLRTVFRHFDDMDSLYREISQIIGERIWPVVTAPYPDNDWRANLRDLTRRRVRVFETMLPYRLAANIKRYQSPYLLGQYAQVVTMERELVLRLLPGEVNGDLYFVEALCAALSFQNWRAIRQDQGLSVEDASAVVAHMVDALVAATKT; translated from the coding sequence ATGGCCGACGAAAGCCCGGACGCACGTCCCGACGGGCGGCGCGAGCGCAGCCGGTCGAGCCACAAGCGCATCGTCGAGGCGATGATGGCGCTGATCGAGGGCGGCGACCTGATGCCCAGCGCTGCGCGCGTCGCCGAGGAAGCCGGCGTTGGCCTCCGCACCGTCTTCCGCCATTTCGACGATATGGATTCGCTCTACCGCGAGATTTCGCAGATCATCGGAGAGCGGATCTGGCCCGTGGTCACCGCACCCTATCCCGACAACGACTGGCGCGCCAATCTGCGCGATCTGACGCGGCGGCGCGTACGGGTGTTCGAAACGATGCTGCCCTATCGCCTCGCCGCGAACATCAAACGCTACCAGTCGCCCTATCTGCTGGGACAATATGCGCAGGTCGTGACGATGGAGCGCGAACTGGTGCTGCGCCTGCTTCCCGGCGAAGTGAACGGCGACCTGTATTTCGTCGAGGCGCTGTGCGCGGCGCTGTCATTCCAGAACTGGCGCGCGATCCGGCAGGATCAGGGGCTGTCGGTCGAGGATGCGAGCGCGGTCGTTGCGCATATGGTCGACGCGCTGGTCGCGGCCACCAAGACATGA
- a CDS encoding formylglycine-generating enzyme family protein has protein sequence MIRPVALSALILLGALTACDETKDNKVADAKPPACPAMPKTDYVWIPGATFAMGADAHLPEEGPAREVTVAGFWMATHEVTNAEFAEFVKATGYKTLAEQDPPKLPGAPPDMLIPGSAVFTAPTDGNPNWWRWVVGAEWRHPAGPKTDIAGLDRDPVVQIGYEDALAYAKWRGKALPSEEQWELAASTGGADRNVPVGKDGKPRANYYQGTFPVRDLGTDGFTGRAPVACFPPDDHGVYDLIGNVWEWTTSKAGAETNVIKGGSFLCAANYCARYRPAARQFQERGLGTDHIGFRLIDTARPAPADPAPDKRG, from the coding sequence ATGATCCGCCCCGTCGCGCTGTCCGCGCTGATCCTGCTTGGGGCGCTCACGGCCTGCGACGAGACCAAGGACAACAAGGTCGCCGACGCGAAGCCGCCCGCATGCCCGGCGATGCCAAAGACCGACTATGTCTGGATCCCCGGCGCGACTTTCGCCATGGGCGCCGACGCGCATCTACCCGAAGAGGGTCCGGCGCGCGAGGTGACGGTCGCAGGCTTCTGGATGGCGACGCATGAGGTTACCAACGCCGAATTTGCGGAGTTCGTGAAGGCGACCGGGTACAAGACCCTCGCCGAGCAAGACCCGCCGAAGCTGCCCGGCGCGCCGCCCGACATGCTGATCCCGGGATCGGCGGTGTTCACCGCGCCGACCGACGGCAATCCGAACTGGTGGCGCTGGGTCGTCGGCGCCGAGTGGCGCCATCCCGCCGGCCCCAAGACCGACATCGCCGGCCTCGACCGCGATCCGGTCGTCCAGATCGGCTACGAAGACGCGCTCGCCTATGCGAAGTGGCGGGGCAAGGCGCTGCCAAGCGAGGAACAGTGGGAGCTGGCCGCATCGACCGGCGGCGCCGACCGCAATGTGCCCGTCGGCAAGGACGGCAAGCCGCGCGCCAACTATTATCAGGGCACCTTCCCGGTCCGCGATCTCGGCACCGACGGCTTCACCGGCCGCGCCCCCGTCGCCTGCTTCCCCCCCGACGATCACGGCGTGTACGATCTGATCGGCAATGTCTGGGAATGGACGACGAGCAAGGCGGGCGCCGAAACCAACGTCATCAAGGGCGGCAGCTTCCTTTGCGCCGCCAATTATTGCGCGCGCTACCGTCCCGCCGCGCGCCAGTTCCAGGAGCGCGGACTAGGCACCGATCATATCGGCTTTCGCCTGATCGACACGGCGCGCCCGGCGCCGGCGGACCCAGCGCCAGACAAGCGCGGATAG
- a CDS encoding arylsulfatase has product MAVRAEAGRGPGRVVRSRSAIIASLFLLAAAPALAQASPASPRHPNIVILLADDWGFSDVGAFGGEMATPNIDALAKAGVRFSNFHVAGSCSPTRAMLQTGTMNHRNGLGNMPETIPDAHRGKPGYDTVMNFRVVTIAQLLKAAGYRTYLTGKWHLGSDAKRLPQARGYDRAYSLADAGADNFEQRPIEGMYATAAWSENGKPVTLPKDYYSSHFVVQKMIDYIEADRASGKPFLASVNFLANHIPVQAPDSDIARYSKMYRDGWTALREARAKRAAALGIVPAGTPIVTMGTTPDWAKLDAEERAAQIRVMQAYGGMATAMDREIGRLVAHLKATGDYDNTIFVFLSDNGPEPTNPFNRTINRLFLNSKYDTSTANIGRRGSFSAVGPGWASASASPLSGYKFTASEGGLRSPLIIAWPGNPQVRAGTINSGLAHVTDILPTLTDLAGVAGHGDSWNGQAVEPVTGRSLVPMLEGVEASVHGDTPIGYELSGNAALFRGDYKLVRNLAPTGDGKWRLYDLKTDPGETNDLSAAMPDRFAAMQADYAAYAKANGVLDMPAGYTADEQINRYAWERQGKTRAIKAGLILGGILLLLSALVWRWVRRRRARRVDQAKADMIGA; this is encoded by the coding sequence ATGGCAGTGCGCGCGGAAGCCGGGAGGGGGCCGGGTCGTGTGGTCCGGAGCCGCAGCGCCATCATCGCCTCATTGTTCCTGCTAGCGGCGGCGCCGGCGCTGGCCCAGGCCAGTCCGGCGTCGCCGCGCCATCCCAATATCGTGATCCTGCTCGCCGACGACTGGGGGTTCAGCGACGTCGGCGCGTTCGGCGGCGAGATGGCGACGCCGAACATCGATGCGCTCGCGAAGGCCGGGGTACGCTTTTCGAACTTCCATGTCGCCGGGTCCTGCTCGCCGACGCGCGCGATGCTCCAGACGGGGACGATGAATCACCGCAACGGGCTCGGCAACATGCCCGAGACGATCCCCGATGCGCACCGCGGCAAGCCCGGATACGACACGGTGATGAACTTCCGCGTCGTGACGATCGCGCAGCTTCTGAAGGCGGCGGGGTATCGCACCTACCTGACCGGGAAATGGCATCTTGGCAGCGATGCGAAACGCCTGCCGCAGGCGCGCGGCTACGACCGCGCCTACAGCCTCGCCGACGCGGGCGCCGACAATTTCGAGCAGCGGCCGATCGAGGGCATGTACGCAACCGCGGCGTGGAGCGAGAATGGCAAGCCCGTCACGCTGCCCAAGGATTATTATTCGTCGCACTTCGTCGTGCAGAAGATGATCGACTATATCGAGGCCGACCGCGCGAGCGGAAAGCCGTTCCTCGCGTCGGTCAATTTCCTGGCCAACCATATCCCCGTGCAGGCGCCCGACAGCGACATTGCACGCTATTCGAAGATGTATCGCGACGGCTGGACCGCGCTTCGCGAAGCACGGGCAAAGCGCGCCGCGGCGCTCGGCATCGTGCCCGCCGGAACGCCGATCGTGACGATGGGAACGACGCCCGACTGGGCTAAGCTCGATGCCGAGGAGCGCGCGGCGCAGATCCGCGTGATGCAGGCTTATGGCGGGATGGCGACCGCGATGGACCGCGAAATCGGCCGCCTCGTCGCGCACCTCAAGGCGACCGGCGACTATGACAACACGATCTTCGTCTTCCTGTCGGACAACGGCCCCGAGCCGACGAATCCCTTCAACCGCACGATCAACCGGCTGTTCCTGAACAGCAAATATGACACGTCGACCGCGAACATCGGACGCCGCGGCAGTTTCAGCGCGGTCGGACCGGGCTGGGCGAGCGCGTCGGCTTCGCCGCTGTCGGGCTACAAGTTCACCGCGTCCGAAGGCGGGCTGCGATCGCCATTGATCATCGCCTGGCCGGGCAATCCGCAGGTCCGTGCGGGCACGATCAACAGCGGTCTGGCGCATGTCACCGACATCCTGCCGACGCTGACCGACCTCGCCGGCGTGGCGGGTCACGGGGACAGCTGGAACGGCCAGGCGGTCGAACCGGTCACGGGGCGCAGCCTTGTTCCGATGCTCGAAGGCGTGGAAGCGAGCGTCCACGGCGACACACCGATCGGCTATGAACTGTCAGGCAACGCCGCGCTCTTCCGCGGCGATTACAAGCTGGTGCGCAACCTCGCGCCGACCGGCGACGGCAAGTGGCGGCTCTACGATCTCAAGACCGATCCCGGCGAGACGAACGACCTGTCTGCCGCGATGCCCGACCGCTTCGCCGCGATGCAGGCCGATTATGCCGCCTATGCGAAAGCGAACGGCGTACTCGACATGCCCGCGGGCTATACCGCGGACGAGCAGATCAACCGTTATGCGTGGGAGCGTCAGGGCAAGACGCGCGCGATCAAGGCGGGGCTGATCCTCGGCGGGATATTGTTGCTGCTATCCGCGCTTGTCTGGCGCTGGGTCCGCCGGCGCCGGGCGCGCCGTGTCGATCAGGCGAAAGCCGATATGATCGGTGCCTAG
- a CDS encoding enoyl-CoA hydratase-related protein, which yields MGELVLREDAGGIATLTLNRPDKRNALNLALWSELDAHVDAIAAAGDAIGAVILRANGPSFCAGNDLKERGLETPRPRYQASIVTKLAELPQPLIVAVQGGCFTGGLELALAGDIIVAGESANFADTHGKFGLVPIWGMSQRLPRRVGEWKAREISFTGLPVSSAEAARIGLANHCVADADLDATARRLAEAIAAQSRHSVFAYKRLYREQADLALDAGLEHEVANSAGVAPDMAERVAGFR from the coding sequence ATGGGTGAACTGGTTTTGCGGGAAGATGCTGGCGGCATCGCGACGTTGACGCTCAACCGCCCCGACAAGCGCAACGCGCTCAACCTCGCGCTGTGGAGCGAGCTCGACGCGCATGTCGACGCGATCGCCGCGGCAGGCGATGCAATCGGCGCCGTGATTTTGCGCGCGAACGGCCCCAGCTTCTGCGCGGGCAACGACCTGAAGGAACGCGGGCTGGAAACGCCGCGCCCGCGCTATCAGGCCTCGATCGTCACCAAGCTCGCCGAGCTGCCGCAGCCGCTGATCGTCGCGGTGCAGGGCGGCTGCTTCACCGGCGGGCTCGAACTCGCGCTGGCGGGCGACATCATCGTCGCGGGCGAGAGCGCGAATTTCGCCGACACCCACGGCAAGTTCGGGCTGGTGCCGATCTGGGGGATGAGCCAGCGACTACCGCGCCGCGTCGGCGAATGGAAGGCGCGCGAGATAAGCTTCACCGGCCTGCCGGTCAGCAGCGCCGAGGCGGCGCGGATCGGTCTCGCCAATCACTGCGTCGCCGACGCCGATCTGGATGCGACCGCGCGCCGCCTTGCCGAAGCGATCGCGGCGCAATCGCGGCATAGCGTCTTCGCCTACAAACGGCTCTACCGCGAACAGGCCGACCTCGCGCTCGATGCCGGGCTGGAGCATGAGGTCGCGAACAGCGCCGGGGTCGCGCCTGATATGGCCGAACGCGTCGCGGGCTTCAGATAA